The Silene latifolia isolate original U9 population chromosome 4, ASM4854445v1, whole genome shotgun sequence region TAGAGCTATTTATGGTATTTTGATCAACAACTCATCTTTGCCCGGGAAATACTCCCTTTGCCTCCAGTGACTTAAAATTTGCTTTATATATAATCAACCAAACCACCTGTTGGATGTTGGATGATGGATGGACGGATAACGGATGATAAGTTTCACGGATGAGATTTTAAAACCACGGAACTCGACTTGAACAAGATCCATTGCCATTTCTAGTTATGCCTACTATGATTCGTTTTGTAGGACATCAGGACATGTGATGTTTTAAAAATGCACACTAAAATGAACGTTAACGCGTACTTTAAAATGAGTGTTGCACACCATATAATTCATTCTTCATGAGCAACATTCAATAACATGGTAGATGATCTTACAATTAGTCTCATTATAAAACGGATatgatatatccgtctaaagtgaaagacgggtttaatatgcttaaaatggtGATATTTTTGGACCCCGCCATACAACTTGTTGATTGTCTTATGCTTTAAGTTGGtggatatttgacccgtctataatTATAGAGGATTTGTGATGATCTTAGGCTCGTTTGGTTGCTCACCCAATTCATGGGAATtctaaaatcccatgaattgggaTTTTTAAAgcttgtttggttacccatttTTTTGTAAAATGGGGGAGTTTAAAACTCTTAGGAAATTCCAACTCCTACCTAATGGGGAATTTAACTACCTACCCCCCTCATTGGTCATtggaaaatcctaagaaagtaaaACTCCAACATGGCAACCAAACGGATTATTGTAATTCACGTGAATTTTAATGTAGGAATTAAACTCACGTGCATTGCAAATTAACACATCAATGTAATTCATGTATCAACCAAACGAGGCCTTATAATAGGGAAAAGCAACAAGAAAAGGAAATAAAATaatgtaaacaaaaaaaaaaaaaaaatagtggtcaaaattattatttaaaaaaaaaactccatTTTTATACAAAATACAAATAGTTGTTTTTGGTGttagaaaaccaaaaaaaaagggATATTAATTCTACTAGTGAGGGAGTAggcatttaaagggttttcacggaagaagaagaagaagaagaagaagaagaagaagaagaggcgtAGAAATTAGAAAGGGAGTCTATTGAATCTGTCCTCTTAAGGTTTAATTCATTCAGGTTTGTTATTCACAAATTAAATTATTagttgtatgtatgtatgtatgtaattcccaaaaccctaggcTATCAATTTTTCCCCAATTCCATTGTAATTTCTTCATCTATTTTATTATTGCACTGCTTTTCTTTTTAATTAACCTGCCAAACTACTACTATTACTTACTACTTTGTATGTGAATAATACAATTGTCTCTTCTCTTTCTGTTCAGGTGATATTcgtgtataataataataataatggcgtTACTCTTCAAGGTCTGTTTTTGTCTATCTTTCTATTTTCATTCTCCATCATAAACCCTAGGCTATCAATTTTTGACTATGTATATGTTGTTGGTCTTCATTCTCCTTTGTTTCCACAACACAATTGCTTTGCCTTTTTCTTCATAGGATCTCAACAAGCTATCCGCTTATCGAGATAGGCGATTTCCTGGAAACCAAGAAGAATTTGAGCAAGCTTTGAAGAATTCCATTACTGTCTATGTTGGTAATATGTCCTTTTATACTACCGAGGAGCAAGTTTATGAGCTCTTTTCTAGAGTTGGTGAGATTAAAAAGATAACTATGGGTTTGGATAAGAACTCTAAAACCCCTTGTGGtttttgctttattttgtaagTCCTAACTCTTCTTCTCTAAAACCCCTTGTGGTTTTTGCATCATTACCACTTTATTATCAAGCATGTCACTTCTTTTGCAGGTATTATTCCAGAGAAGACGCTGAAGATGCTGTCAAATATATTAGTGGAACCATTCTTGATGATCGCCCCATCCGTGTTGATTTCGACTGGGGTTTCCAAGAAGGCAGACAATGGGGACGTGGTCGAAGTGGTGGCCAGGTCTGTACCCTTCTACTCCCCTTCCCTCACCCTTTCCATTTGCCACACTTCTTGCCACCTTCGTTATTAATTTCTTCTCTCTTTATATTTCAGGTCCGAGATGAATATCGTACCGATTATGATCCTGATATCCTTTCTTATGACTAGACTTTCATGGATCACCTTCTCAAATCTTTAAAGCTCTGTTTTGTCTGATCAGTCATTTAAATTTTTCCTTTGATTTTGATTCTTGTGAGTTGTGACCTCGGAGGCAGGTCATCATGCAAAATGGTAATAACCAACCCTCACTATACCGTATGAGCGTATAGTATTTGTTTGGTAGTTGGTACTTGAAACTCGGCTCTCCTTGAAGAACAGAACTCATTTTTTATAAAATGTCAGCTGTGTAGACATATATTAACGTGTATACAAATTTTGTTCAAAATTGGATGCAAGAAACAATACATTCAAGTAATTACCTTGACTAGTTGTACGTAGAGGTGGTTATGGAAAATTGGTCCAACGAGAACTAGAGGCACAGAGGACACTTGTAGACTACGGTGCTGGTTCTCTGGGAGCTTTTCAGCCTGTAATGACACATAATTGTAAGTCCTATATTATTACTACTCTGAGTGTGCTGTTTATTTCCATATTTTGGATCTGCATCTGAATTATCAAGCCATGTGCTAAACGTGCTGATTTGCGATTTTTGCGTTTAATTTAACATGATATGTGCTAGTTTGTGTATTACTGTGTTATGCATATCATACTTGCATGGTTCGGTGGTTGGACGAACCTCAAGCCATATCGTGCGTACTACATGTAATTTACAATGTGTTTAGATTTAGACCCTAGAGGCTCAGCTTGAAGATGTTAGATTTATAATACTCGTataacagcaacaacaacaacattaccccagtgcctcaatggcttccgcaaattgcggggtaagggggggtcggatgtgCTCCCGCAAATTTATAATACTCGTATATGAACAAAAAAATTGCATCTATTATAATCTCAAGTGCGGGATGTTAAAAAAAATTCTTCATGCAGCATGGTTATCATATTGGCTCGTTTTGGTGTTTGGCTGTTTGGAATGCTCTGTTTCTGTTGGATTTGCAAACAAACATAGGAGGTGTTCTTAACCATTAATGGAATGTGTTAGGTTAGTATCGTGACATTGTGTTTCAGAAGCAAACAGAATTACCGAAGCAGTTCCATTGCGTATGGCGGAGAAGTTGGTAATTAGGTTACTGAGAAGGTTGTCGAGTGAAACCTGTGATATTTAAATGTTCTAGCAATTACCATTACTGAATATAGCATTTTTTACATAGGTGATGCATCTGTAATCTACACTGGAATTTAGACTAGTACTAGACTTCTAGACAATCTGTACCTGCAAGAAATTGGATAATCTAATTGAGTAATTTCTTTAGTGCCTTTAATGTATTAGTGAAGACAAGGCTTTGTCTAGTTGGTACACTTTGTTTATCTGCTACATGGTTGTGCAGATGGAAGACCTGAAAGGAGCCGTGGTCACGGAGGTTCTTACAACCGACAGGGTAGAGGTAGTAACTATCTGCCAACATTTTCATTTCTTAAGGTCGTTGGTTATTAAATGGGAGTTTTTTTTTTGACATGTTCTTAATGCTGTGTTTTGGGGGCTGAAACAGATTACCATCGGAAGCGGCAACGTGAGGATGAGCGTCAGCCTACTGAGATATCAAAGAGAGCTGACCGTGAACCTCGCGGGAATCCCGATCCTGAATCTAGACCAGTGAGTTATAATTGTTTGAGTTATAATTGTTTTTCTTTGTTAGCTCTAGGGAGGGGTTGTACCAGTGGCCATGAGACAAGAAAGATAAGGGTTCATACGTAATGGTTTGTTCATTTGACAGTATTGTAGTACAAATTCAAATGATATCATTGGAAGGGTTTCATTAAATTTCTGGGTTAAAAAAGGGGTAGACGGCAATGAAACATTAACTTGGGTTTCTGATCAGATAATCCTAGAAACATGATATATGTTGCACTCTATGTTAATCAATTTAGGCATTGTTACCCCCAGAGTTATTTGGTGGATGCATAATTATTCCATTTACATAATACAGGAGAAAAATCCTCGTTTCCGTGAAAGAGGAGACTCTGATGAAGACGACGACGAGAGGAAGCATCGAAGTTAAGCCATTGTTGAAGTAGGTAGTAGCACTTCTGGTAGTTGAAATCGAAGATGGAAAACTGTCTAACTGTAGCATTTCagattcaattttttttgtttttagtaATTTGCATTTGCTTGGATTTTAAAAAAATTCCCCGAGACTTTTGTCAAGCAAGAAGTTGCGCAACTTTTCTTATATGTATAATCCAGCATTCTGAAGTCTTCAGTACTCAAAATGGGGTCATTTTTTTAAAGAAATCTGCAATTCTGATGAATGAGACACCGTAATAAATTTGTTAGAAAAGATAGCATTCAACATTGGCATGTGTTTACCTAAATGAGATGATTCAATGGTGTCTTCATTTGTAGAACCCTGTAACCAAGCATAGACAGACAGACAGACACAGACAATGAATTAGATGGTGAATCAGTGTGTATGTAATGGAGATTTGGTGGGAAAGGAAGCAATTTTATAATAATCCTGAGATTCATatgtttgtttaaatttgtaTTTAGCATGATTGGAGCTTGACTATAGAAAACAAAGCAGGAATGATTAAGCGTAATTGATCCAATCACTTTATTTGGGGGGCAAAGGATGCTGAAATCTCACACTTTATTTAATTGACGACGTTGACACTTTGAGAAAACAGCCAAGGATATGCTCTCGTATTagaaacatcacactccaaaCACTCCGTACTGAAACACTATTGATCCTAGACACCCATCTAATAATATACTCAACTCCTTGGGTCTACCAAGTTTAAGACGCCCTCTTACGGGAGGAAGGGGGGTCATTTAATTGTATTGTAACATTAAAGGGgttttaatttaaaaataatactctatTGTATGTGATAATTTAAATATGTCAAGTAATAgaagacaataataaaagtgtGAATTATTCATTAAACAATTTCACGGTTTTGATGATGGATGATTATTCAACCATTTCTTATATGTTACATGAAAAACACAGAGAGCCAAGATCATAAACAAACAAGGTAGATCAAATCAAATTAAAGCGACCCAGGAGTACGTAATCAAGCAGCAGATGGAGCAGTGACGTAGTTTAGAGGAGCagccgcagcagcagcagcagccttggATAAGGCCTCTTCAATGAAAGGCTTCATGTCAGTTTCAAGTTTGGGGGGATTGTAATCCAGAGTAGGATCCTCATATATCTCCCACCACCTCTTAACAAGCATCTTTATATCCTCTCTTTCCATGTTCTCTTCCTTCCCCGTGTACCTCCACGGCTTTGATCCCGCTGCGCAGTAGTGCACCACCTTTATTTTGGACAACTCCACCTTCTCCGGGTGCCTCCACAAGAAGGCCAGCACAAGGTTGTACTCTATCGGCAGCACCTTCAATTGGTCATTGAAGTAGCCGTTTAGCAAATCCTGTTCCGCAAATGAGGTGGGCCGGGTTTCGTTGAGCGTTTTCAGGAGATCATGAAAAGTGGGGATGCTGGGCTCGAAGGCAAAGAACCCCGCGTTGAAGTATATTGATGGAGGTGGACCCAGCAGCTCCGCGGTGGGCCACTGCACCTTGTCCGGACACTGCTGGCAGTATCCTATGTTATACTGAGGGGTTTTACTCCAAGAGGCCTCGCAGAAGCAGTCCATGACGGCGTAGAAATAGCCGCCTTTAGGAAGATCAAATAGATGATCTATGTTGTCCAACACTTGTATGTCCCCGTCCAAGTATATCAACCTCTCATACTCTATAAACTGCGCatccattcattcattcattaccAAACATATATTGATTGTTTAAAATATGACAAAGAATGAATTAGATACGAGTATACAAATATGAAATGATAATAAAGTAGGTGTAGGTACGTACCTCCCAAATACGGAGCTTAGAGTAGTTGATGACATAATAAGCATGCGCAAATTGAGTATCATTGTGGGGAGGGTATATGGGTTTAATCTCCCTTACGACACAACCCTGAGCAACCAGCATACGACGGTGCTCCTGAGGGACGTCAGGGAGCACAGCCACTAGTAAAGGGTATGCCGACTTAACCTTCCTCAACCCCTTGGCTAGACCCACTACACCCTTGACGTAGTCTCCCTCCCCTGCCAAGAACGTCACATAACCCCGACTCCCTACTCCCTTTATCGTCGTCTTTACTAATTCCGctgccattattattattattgtattcaATTGCTTGGTTGTCAACCCAagtttattaattattattgGAATAGAGAGCAGATTACTATCAACTATGAAGGTAATAGATAGATAGTGTCTGTTTGGGTTGTGTGATACCAATCAAGAGGTGAGGGGTAATTAAGCCATATTTATAGAGGAGAAGATGTATGACTCATTTACTACGTAATTAATTAAAGGGGCTAAATAAATATTAACGtgaaaatatataataataataataaaataaaagcaaGACAAATACTACATACGTACTACGGTGGTAGAAAGTAAAAGGAGGAGTGTTCCtaataatatttattatgcaAGGGGGCCGGGCGTTGGGCGTTTCTAGAACATACACGCACGTATGAGGGTGGATCAAAATGAAGAAGGTAGGTTGCATGCATGCATGAATCGCATAATGCTGCTGCTCTACAAGACTACAACACACTATAATCCATCACCAACCTAGATAGGGGTACTTGTAGTATATATATGTAGTACACCTC contains the following coding sequences:
- the LOC141652433 gene encoding nuclear cap-binding protein subunit 2-like encodes the protein MALLFKDLNKLSAYRDRRFPGNQEEFEQALKNSITVYVGNMSFYTTEEQVYELFSRVGEIKKITMGLDKNSKTPCGFCFILYYSREDAEDAVKYISGTILDDRPIRVDFDWGFQEGRQWGRGRSGGQVRDEYRTDYDPGRGGYGKLVQRELEAQRTLVDYGAGSLGAFQPVMTHNYGRPERSRGHGGSYNRQGRDYHRKRQREDERQPTEISKRADREPRGNPDPESRPEKNPRFRERGDSDEDDDERKHRS
- the LOC141652434 gene encoding galactinol synthase 2-like, which produces MAAELVKTTIKGVGSRGYVTFLAGEGDYVKGVVGLAKGLRKVKSAYPLLVAVLPDVPQEHRRMLVAQGCVVREIKPIYPPHNDTQFAHAYYVINYSKLRIWEFIEYERLIYLDGDIQVLDNIDHLFDLPKGGYFYAVMDCFCEASWSKTPQYNIGYCQQCPDKVQWPTAELLGPPPSIYFNAGFFAFEPSIPTFHDLLKTLNETRPTSFAEQDLLNGYFNDQLKVLPIEYNLVLAFLWRHPEKVELSKIKVVHYCAAGSKPWRYTGKEENMEREDIKMLVKRWWEIYEDPTLDYNPPKLETDMKPFIEEALSKAAAAAAAAPLNYVTAPSAA